CCATCACCCCCTGTGAGGTATATCTGCATTGCAGCGTAGGCGGCCATGAATGAAACCAGCGTGTACTTGAAATATTTATATTCTGCAGATTGGTGAAGTACATATAGTGGGCTGTTTGAAAACTCTTCATGGAGAGCTGTTATTCTGGATGATCTGGTAATAGCATCACCCACTCCCAGTGCAGTTCCATAAACCAGATACTCATTAAAAAGTTCTTCAGAATCAGGAAAATGGTTTTTCGTATCCTTAATATGTTTTTTATACCTCATCCACCGGGCTCGGTAATCCCGGCCCTCATCTGTCCATCGGCCATTGACCTTGGCAGTCATGAGTAATGAGAAACCAGCCACCACAATAAGGGGGAAAGAGGTGTAAAAAGAATATTTAGCCCCTTGAATTGGGTTTTTAAATGTTAAAGCCATTATTAAGAGGGAACCCAGAAGAGCGACAAACCCATAAATATAAAGTCCCTTGTTGTCGGTTTCCATGAATAAACTTTCCAGTTTACCATGGCTTAACTCTTTAATTACTTTTCCCCTCCAATCGAAGTATTGCTTCTGGAAATGAGTTTTATCAAGATTTTCATTCATATCATGAAGATATACTGTACCTTTCTTTCCGTATTCCTTAACAAATTTCATAACATTTTTTTCGAAACTTTTAAGGTGTGTTGATCCTTTTTTCTCATTTATTTTAAGTTTGATTCCAGTATCCTCGTCTTTATGAGGGTTGTACACCAGGATGTATCTTCTTCGGATGAGATCCATCATGGTGGCCAGGAATCCGTCAACTCCAGGATCACCCACATTTCTGGAGATCCCAAGACCGCAGATCGCATTGACAATCGCTGGAGGGTCACGTTCAGGTAGATTTCCATCAAAACTTCCTTTATGGAAAATTCTACCACCCCATGATCTGTAGATTATGTAAAAAGGGTAGATCATACTAAGTAACATAACCAGTGGTAGAAATTGATACAACAATGTTTGAAAGTTTATCCAGCTGGTGTAATCAGCTTGTATTTTTTCCATGGCCACTGTACCATTTTGATCAACCTGCCTGCCACCATTGGTGCTGGTGAACTGTTCCAGGGGTATGGCCATCCTCACTTCAAACCATTCCTTCCTGGGAATCTCCTTACTGATTACTGTGAAATCTGATCCCTGCCAGGAAGCGTTGACCAAGAGATAGGGAGGATTGATCCAGTATTTAACTCCGTCTTCTGATTTTAGATGGATGGTAGAGTTTACCCTGCCCACAGGTACTTCCCATTCATTGCCCCAGGGCTGGTAATGCAGCTCGGCTACGTCATTGTAAAACTTCACCAACTGGAGAAAATCGTACTGATAAATAACATCCACCTCCCCATCAGAAAGAGGGAATGTCATTGCAGTGTCATCATATAAAAACACCTTGATGCGTTTTCCATTCTTACTATCCTGTACTTCGTATCGGGAATAAGCTCCAGATGTATTCACCTGTATATTTTCAACTGTTTCACCACTTTTCAGGGGGATGTCCCGGTAAACACCATTGTAGGTTCCAAAAAAATGGTAATGGATGACTTCCTTCACATGGAGTGTGCCATCATCTCCCACAGTCAAGTTGATATTTGCCCAGGGGATGGTGTAGCTTCTGTCATCGGCAAAGGAAACTCCAGAACTAACCAAAAAGGAGGATAAAACAGATATTAGGATAAAAAATAT
This window of the Methanobacterium sp. Maddingley MBC34 genome carries:
- a CDS encoding putative membrane protein (PFAM: Predicted membrane protein (DUF2207)), translated to MNSKKNILIFFILISVLSSFLVSSGVSFADDRSYTIPWANINLTVGDDGTLHVKEVIHYHFFGTYNGVYRDIPLKSGETVENIQVNTSGAYSRYEVQDSKNGKRIKVFLYDDTAMTFPLSDGEVDVIYQYDFLQLVKFYNDVAELHYQPWGNEWEVPVGRVNSTIHLKSEDGVKYWINPPYLLVNASWQGSDFTVISKEIPRKEWFEVRMAIPLEQFTSTNGGRQVDQNGTVAMEKIQADYTSWINFQTLLYQFLPLVMLLSMIYPFYIIYRSWGGRIFHKGSFDGNLPERDPPAIVNAICGLGISRNVGDPGVDGFLATMMDLIRRRYILVYNPHKDEDTGIKLKINEKKGSTHLKSFEKNVMKFVKEYGKKGTVYLHDMNENLDKTHFQKQYFDWRGKVIKELSHGKLESLFMETDNKGLYIYGFVALLGSLLIMALTFKNPIQGAKYSFYTSFPLIVVAGFSLLMTAKVNGRWTDEGRDYRARWMRYKKHIKDTKNHFPDSEELFNEYLVYGTALGVGDAITRSSRITALHEEFSNSPLYVLHQSAEYKYFKYTLVSFMAAYAAMQIYLTGGDGGGGSGGFGGGGVGGAGGGSGGGGGGAF